From Vidua macroura isolate BioBank_ID:100142 chromosome 8, ASM2450914v1, whole genome shotgun sequence, one genomic window encodes:
- the CWF19L1 gene encoding CWF19-like protein 1 isoform X1, translated as MAAAPLRVLACGDVEGRLEAIFGRVRAIQAKSGSFDMLLCVGNFFGSTSEAEWAEYRTGAKKAPIPTYVLGANNPDTLSYFPDVSGCELAENITYLGRRGVYSGCSGLQIAYLSGTEAQQQPAPAHCFSAKDVAELKTSLLSTPNFRGVDILLTSPWPRDVGTFANSAGEIDTKKCGSKLVSDLAASLKPRYHFAALEKAYYERLPYRNHMVLQETPQHVTRFIALADVGNTSKKKYLYAFSIVPMSSMDPAELVKQPQDVTENPYRKLRKEAPKSKAPLSAEEEPACQFFFDLNKHQGKKRPSEGKERGDSQPKQAKKPPQPTGPCWFCLASPEVEKHLVVSIGTHCYLALAKGGLSPDHVLILPIGHYQSVVDLSSEVLEEVTKYKAALKEFFRSKGKRYVLFERNYRSQHLQLQVIPVPLDLCTSEDIKEAFITQAQEQQIELLEIPEHSDIAQVAQPGTPYFYVELDTGEKLFHRIRGRFPLQFGREVLASEALLAQPQRADWRQCAAQRPEEAAQARAFRRDFEPFDFSLRD; from the exons ATGGCGGCGGCACCGCTGCGCGT GCTGGCGTGTGGCGACGTGGAGGGGCGGCTGGAGGCGATCTTCGGGCGGGTCCGCGCCATCCAGGCCAAGAGCGGCAGCTTCGAC ATGCTTTTGTGTGTCGGGAATTTCTTTGGCTCTACTTCCGAGGCAGAATGGGCCGAGTACCGCACGGGGGCCAAGAAAG CTCCAATCCCAACCTACGTGCTTGGTGCTAACAACCCGGACACCCTGAGCTACTTCCCGGACGTCAGCGGCTGTGAGCTAGCTGAGAACATCACTTACCTGG GCCGCAGGGGCGTCTACAGCGGCTGCTCGGGGCTGCAGATCGCGTACCTGAGCGGCACCGAGGCGCAGCAGCAGCCCGCGCCCGCCCACTGCTTCAGCGCCAAGGACGTGGCCGAGCTGAAAACCTCCCTGCTCTCAACCCCAAACTTCAGGGGTGTGGATATATTGCTGACATCCCCCTGGCCCAGAGATGTGGGGACTTTTGCCAACAGCGCG GGAGAAATAGATACCAAGAAGTGTGGCTCCAAGTTAGTATCAGATCTAGCTGCAAGTCTGAAACCAAGGTACCATTTTGCTGCCCTGGAGAAGGCCTATTATGAAAGACTTCCTTACAG GAATCATATGGTGCTACAGGAGACCCCACAGCACGTCACCAGGTTTATTGCACTTGCTGATGTTGGCAATACAAGCAAGAAAAAG TACCTCTATGCCTTCAGCATCGTGCCCATGAGCTCAATGgaccctgcagagctggtgaagCAGCCTCAGGACGTCACCGAAAATCCCTACCGGAAATTGAGGAAGGAGGCTCCCAAGAGCAAAGCCCCGCTCTCTGCAGAG GAAGAACCAGCTTGTCAGTTTTTCTTTGACTTGAACAAGCATCAGGGAAAGAAACGTCCctcagaagggaaagagagaggggaCTCCCAACCtaagcaagccaagaaacccc CTCAGCCCACGGGGCCCTGCTGGTTCTGCCTGGCCAGCCCAGAGGTGGAGAAGCACTTGGTTGTCAGTATTGGCACACAT TGCTACCTTGCCCTGGCCAAAGGGGGTTTGTCACCTGACCACGTCCTGATTTTGCCAATTGGGCACTATCAGTCAGTGGTGGACTTGTCTTCAGAGGTGCTGGAAGAAGTGACCAAATACAAGGCTGCTCTAAAAGAATTTTTCAGAAGCAAGGGAAAGAGATATGTCCTATTTGAAAGAAACTATAGGAGTCAGCATCTGCAGCTACAG GTCATTCCTGTCCCACTGGACCTCTGTACTTCTGAAGACATCAAGGAGGCCTTTATTACAcaagcacaggagcagcagattGAACTGTTAGAAATCCCAGAGCACTCGGATATTGCGCAA GTGGCTCAGCCGGGGACGCCGTACTTCTACGTGGAGCTGGACACGGGGGAGAAGCTGTTCCACCGCATCCGCGGCCGCTTCCCGCTGCAGTTCGGCAG GGAGGTGCTGGCGAGCGAGGCGCTGCTGGCGCAGCCGCAGCGCGCGGACTGGCGGCAGTGCGCCGCCCAGCGGCCCGAGGAGGCGGCGCAGGCCCGCGCCTTCCGCCGCGACTTCGAGCCCTTCGACTTCTCCCTCCGCGACTGA
- the CWF19L1 gene encoding CWF19-like protein 1 isoform X2 has protein sequence MLLCVGNFFGSTSEAEWAEYRTGAKKAPIPTYVLGANNPDTLSYFPDVSGCELAENITYLGRRGVYSGCSGLQIAYLSGTEAQQQPAPAHCFSAKDVAELKTSLLSTPNFRGVDILLTSPWPRDVGTFANSAGEIDTKKCGSKLVSDLAASLKPRYHFAALEKAYYERLPYRNHMVLQETPQHVTRFIALADVGNTSKKKYLYAFSIVPMSSMDPAELVKQPQDVTENPYRKLRKEAPKSKAPLSAEEEPACQFFFDLNKHQGKKRPSEGKERGDSQPKQAKKPPQPTGPCWFCLASPEVEKHLVVSIGTHCYLALAKGGLSPDHVLILPIGHYQSVVDLSSEVLEEVTKYKAALKEFFRSKGKRYVLFERNYRSQHLQLQVIPVPLDLCTSEDIKEAFITQAQEQQIELLEIPEHSDIAQVAQPGTPYFYVELDTGEKLFHRIRGRFPLQFGREVLASEALLAQPQRADWRQCAAQRPEEAAQARAFRRDFEPFDFSLRD, from the exons ATGCTTTTGTGTGTCGGGAATTTCTTTGGCTCTACTTCCGAGGCAGAATGGGCCGAGTACCGCACGGGGGCCAAGAAAG CTCCAATCCCAACCTACGTGCTTGGTGCTAACAACCCGGACACCCTGAGCTACTTCCCGGACGTCAGCGGCTGTGAGCTAGCTGAGAACATCACTTACCTGG GCCGCAGGGGCGTCTACAGCGGCTGCTCGGGGCTGCAGATCGCGTACCTGAGCGGCACCGAGGCGCAGCAGCAGCCCGCGCCCGCCCACTGCTTCAGCGCCAAGGACGTGGCCGAGCTGAAAACCTCCCTGCTCTCAACCCCAAACTTCAGGGGTGTGGATATATTGCTGACATCCCCCTGGCCCAGAGATGTGGGGACTTTTGCCAACAGCGCG GGAGAAATAGATACCAAGAAGTGTGGCTCCAAGTTAGTATCAGATCTAGCTGCAAGTCTGAAACCAAGGTACCATTTTGCTGCCCTGGAGAAGGCCTATTATGAAAGACTTCCTTACAG GAATCATATGGTGCTACAGGAGACCCCACAGCACGTCACCAGGTTTATTGCACTTGCTGATGTTGGCAATACAAGCAAGAAAAAG TACCTCTATGCCTTCAGCATCGTGCCCATGAGCTCAATGgaccctgcagagctggtgaagCAGCCTCAGGACGTCACCGAAAATCCCTACCGGAAATTGAGGAAGGAGGCTCCCAAGAGCAAAGCCCCGCTCTCTGCAGAG GAAGAACCAGCTTGTCAGTTTTTCTTTGACTTGAACAAGCATCAGGGAAAGAAACGTCCctcagaagggaaagagagaggggaCTCCCAACCtaagcaagccaagaaacccc CTCAGCCCACGGGGCCCTGCTGGTTCTGCCTGGCCAGCCCAGAGGTGGAGAAGCACTTGGTTGTCAGTATTGGCACACAT TGCTACCTTGCCCTGGCCAAAGGGGGTTTGTCACCTGACCACGTCCTGATTTTGCCAATTGGGCACTATCAGTCAGTGGTGGACTTGTCTTCAGAGGTGCTGGAAGAAGTGACCAAATACAAGGCTGCTCTAAAAGAATTTTTCAGAAGCAAGGGAAAGAGATATGTCCTATTTGAAAGAAACTATAGGAGTCAGCATCTGCAGCTACAG GTCATTCCTGTCCCACTGGACCTCTGTACTTCTGAAGACATCAAGGAGGCCTTTATTACAcaagcacaggagcagcagattGAACTGTTAGAAATCCCAGAGCACTCGGATATTGCGCAA GTGGCTCAGCCGGGGACGCCGTACTTCTACGTGGAGCTGGACACGGGGGAGAAGCTGTTCCACCGCATCCGCGGCCGCTTCCCGCTGCAGTTCGGCAG GGAGGTGCTGGCGAGCGAGGCGCTGCTGGCGCAGCCGCAGCGCGCGGACTGGCGGCAGTGCGCCGCCCAGCGGCCCGAGGAGGCGGCGCAGGCCCGCGCCTTCCGCCGCGACTTCGAGCCCTTCGACTTCTCCCTCCGCGACTGA
- the DNAJC9 gene encoding dnaJ homolog subfamily C member 9 codes for MAAPPPSLSIGAAPQPSRAGSSRPAQPRSGAGRTVGRRSWSRRGGMALPQQCEAAFGTADLYGVLGVRRGASAQEIRRGYHRASLRLHPDRVPAEQKEEATRRFQILGKVYAVLSDEKQRAAYDETGMVDEDAEALQDGRDWLEYWQLLFKVTVKDIENFQNSYKNSEEELADVKAAYMNFKGDMDRIMESVMCVDYTDEPRIREMIEQAIDSGELPSYKAFVKESKKKMMSRRRRAEKEAKEAEKTKDELGLSGENDLQALIKSRSKEREKEMDDFFAHLEAKYGSSSKKGGKKTSAKKRKAEGTA; via the exons ATGGCCGCCCCCCCGCCTTCCCTCAGCATCGGCGCCGCCCCTCAGCCGTCCCGCGCGGGCTCTTCCCGCCCGGCGCAgccgcggagcggggcgggaaGGACGGTGGGGCGTCGGTCGTggtcccggcggggcgggatGGCGCTGCCGCAGCAGTGCGAGGCCGCGTTCGGCACCGCGGACCTGTACGGCGTGCTGGGCGTGCGGCGCGGCGCGTCCGCGCAGGAGATCCGCCGCGGCTACCACCGCGCCTCGCTGCGCCTGCACCCCGACCGCGTCCCGGCCGAGCAGAAGGAGGAGGCCACGCGCCGCTTCCAG ATCCTGGGTAAGGTGTACGCCGTGCTGAGCGACGAGAAGCAGCGCGCAGCGTACGATGAGACGGGCATGGTGGACGAGGACGCCGAGGCGCTGCAGGACGGCCGAGACTGGCTGGAGTATTGGCAGCTGCTCTTCAAG GTCACCGTGAAAGACATCGAAAACTTCCAGAACAGCTACAAAAACTCGGAGGAAGAGCTGGCCGATGTGAAGGCAGCGTACATGAATTTCAAGGGTGACATGGATCGGATCATGGAGTCTGTGATGTGCGTGGACTACACGGATGAGCCCAGGATACGGGAAATGATCGAGCAAGCCATCGACTCTGGGGAGCTCCCGTCCTACAAGGCTTTTGTAAAGGAGTCAAAGAAGAAGATGATGTCCAGAAGAAGGCGG GCAGAAAAAGAAGctaaagaggcagaaaagactAAAGATGAACTGGGCCTTAGTGGAGAAAATGACTTGCAAGCGCTGATTAAA agccGAAGCAAAGAGCgagaaaaggaaatggatgACTTCTTTGCCCATCTGGAAGCAAAGTATGGGAGCAGTTctaagaaaggaggaaagaagaccTCAGccaagaaaagaaaggcagaaggaaCAGCGTAG